One region of Synechococcus elongatus PCC 11801 genomic DNA includes:
- a CDS encoding M14 family metallopeptidase, with protein sequence MQLNFACDRFYHYAELTQLLQDCAAAYPQLLRLESLGKSHEGREIWLLRITDYSSGDDTEKPALWIDGNIHATELAASSACLRFLQVLLQGFEQGDPVIQRCLQRCTIYLCPRQNPDGAELALADQPQFVRSSTRPYPLRDRDSSGLQEADIDGDGRILLMRIPDPHGAWKVHPQEPRLLVRRDPVESGGQYYRVLPEGLIQDYDGDLIPLQPRQQGLDLNRNYPIDWRPEHEQLGAGPFPASEPEVQAIVKFLSDRTNLFAAISFHTFSGVLLRPYSHKPDETFPVADLRTYEVIGKAGEEQTGYPAIGVYHHFRYDPKEITTGVFDDWAYDHLGLFAWTVEIWSPQKAAGIEKYDWIDWFREHPVEDDLKFLDWNDRELEGKGFIDWYPFEHPQLGPVELGGWDDLHTWRNPPQKFLQAELDRFPQWLLWQLQIAPQLEVISAEVQALGDRLYKVKLVLQNSGWLPTYISQKALERHLVDPLVAELQLPEGSELCQGKARQELGQLEGRAQKGVMPEADPTSDRAKAEWIIRGDRGQGITLEARHPRAGKLQRSLTLP encoded by the coding sequence ATGCAGCTTAACTTTGCCTGCGATCGCTTCTATCACTATGCCGAGCTGACTCAACTTCTGCAGGATTGTGCAGCTGCTTATCCTCAGCTCCTGCGATTAGAGTCTTTGGGCAAAAGTCACGAAGGACGTGAGATTTGGTTGCTGCGGATCACGGACTATAGCAGCGGTGATGATACCGAGAAACCGGCACTCTGGATTGATGGCAACATTCATGCCACGGAGTTGGCAGCTTCCAGTGCCTGTCTACGATTTTTGCAGGTGCTGTTGCAGGGATTTGAGCAGGGTGATCCAGTCATTCAACGCTGTCTACAGCGCTGCACCATCTATTTATGTCCGCGTCAAAACCCAGATGGCGCTGAGTTAGCCCTTGCTGATCAGCCTCAGTTTGTGCGATCGAGCACGCGCCCCTATCCCTTACGCGATCGCGATTCGAGTGGTTTGCAAGAAGCCGATATTGATGGTGATGGTCGTATTCTCTTGATGCGAATTCCTGATCCGCACGGCGCTTGGAAAGTTCACCCCCAAGAACCGCGCCTGCTGGTGCGCCGTGACCCCGTTGAAAGCGGTGGCCAGTATTATCGAGTGCTACCAGAAGGATTAATTCAAGACTACGACGGTGATTTGATTCCGCTGCAACCCCGCCAGCAAGGCTTAGATCTCAATCGTAACTATCCCATCGACTGGCGACCGGAGCATGAGCAATTGGGAGCAGGCCCCTTCCCGGCCTCTGAACCAGAAGTACAAGCCATTGTCAAATTTTTAAGCGATCGCACCAATCTGTTTGCAGCCATTTCCTTCCATACGTTTAGTGGCGTCTTGCTGCGTCCCTACAGTCACAAACCGGATGAAACGTTCCCCGTTGCAGACCTGCGGACCTATGAAGTGATTGGAAAAGCGGGTGAGGAGCAAACGGGCTATCCAGCGATCGGGGTTTATCATCACTTTCGCTATGACCCCAAAGAGATTACAACGGGTGTCTTTGATGACTGGGCCTATGACCATCTCGGGCTATTTGCTTGGACCGTTGAAATTTGGAGCCCGCAGAAAGCAGCCGGCATCGAGAAATATGACTGGATTGATTGGTTCCGAGAGCATCCGGTTGAAGATGATTTGAAGTTCCTTGACTGGAACGATCGCGAGTTAGAGGGTAAGGGTTTTATTGATTGGTATCCCTTTGAGCATCCGCAGTTGGGGCCTGTGGAACTGGGCGGCTGGGATGACTTACATACCTGGCGGAATCCACCCCAAAAATTCCTGCAAGCAGAACTCGATCGCTTCCCGCAGTGGCTACTTTGGCAGCTACAAATTGCCCCGCAGCTCGAAGTCATTAGCGCAGAGGTTCAAGCCTTGGGCGATCGCCTCTATAAAGTCAAATTGGTCTTACAAAATAGTGGTTGGTTGCCGACCTACATCAGCCAAAAGGCCCTAGAGCGGCATTTGGTTGATCCACTGGTGGCGGAATTACAGTTGCCGGAGGGTAGTGAACTCTGTCAGGGCAAAGCGCGGCAAGAGTTGGGGCAGTTGGAAGGGCGAGCGCAGAAAGGAGTGATGCCTGAGGCTGATCCCACCAGCGATCGCGCCAAGGCGGAGTGGATTATTCGGGGCGATCGTGGTCAAGGGATCACGCTGGAAGCCCGTCATCCGCGTGCTGGTAAGCTGCAGCGATCGCTGACTTTGCCCTGA
- the katG gene encoding catalase/peroxidase HPI, protein MSNNVTTTGGKCPVMHGAVTTPSMAPAAWWPKNLNLDILSQHDRKTNPMGADFHYQEEVKKLDVAALKQDLLALMTNSQDWWPADWGHYGGLMIRLTWHAAGTYRIADGRGGAGTGNQRFAPLNSWPDNTNLDKARRLLWPIKQKYGNKLSWADLIAYAGTIAYESMGLKTFGFAFGREDIWHPEKDIYWGSETEWLAPTDNPHSRYSGDRELQNPLAAVTMGLIYVNPEGVDGNPDPLRTAHDVRVTFARMAMNDEETVALTAGGHTVGKCHGNGEVALLGAEPEGADVEDQGLGWINKTQRGIGRNAVTSGLEGAWTPHPTQWDNGYFHMLLNYDWELKKSPAGAWQWEPINPREEDLPVDVEDPSIRRNLVMTDADMAMKMDPEYRKISERFYQNPDYFADVFARAWFKLTHRDMGPKARYLGPDVPQEDLIWQDPIPAGNRNYDVQAVKDRIAASGLSISELVCTAWDSARTFRGSDKRGGANGARIRLAPQKDWVGNEPSRLAKVLSVLEGIAAATGASVADVIVLAGNVGVEKAARAAGVEIAIPFAPGRGDATDEMTDAESFAVLEPVHDGYRNWLKQDYAATPEELLLDRTQLLGLTAPEMTVLIGGMRVLGTNYGGTKHGVFTDREGVLTNDFFVNLTDMNYLWKPAGKNLYEICDRKTNQVKWTATRVDLVFGSNSILRAYAEVYAQNDNKEKFVRDFVAAWTKVMNADRFDLA, encoded by the coding sequence ATGAGTAACAACGTAACGACAACTGGTGGCAAATGCCCAGTGATGCACGGTGCCGTAACTACCCCAAGCATGGCGCCAGCCGCATGGTGGCCCAAAAATCTCAATCTCGATATTTTGAGTCAGCACGATCGTAAGACCAACCCGATGGGGGCGGACTTCCACTATCAGGAAGAAGTCAAGAAACTCGATGTTGCTGCACTCAAGCAAGATCTCCTCGCCTTGATGACCAACAGCCAAGACTGGTGGCCAGCAGACTGGGGTCACTACGGCGGTTTGATGATTCGTCTGACTTGGCACGCGGCAGGTACTTATCGAATTGCCGATGGACGCGGTGGTGCAGGCACTGGGAATCAACGCTTTGCGCCGCTTAATTCTTGGCCAGACAACACCAATTTGGACAAGGCACGTCGCCTACTTTGGCCGATTAAACAGAAGTACGGCAACAAGTTAAGTTGGGCAGATCTGATTGCCTATGCGGGCACGATCGCCTACGAATCGATGGGACTGAAGACTTTTGGCTTTGCCTTTGGTCGGGAAGATATTTGGCATCCCGAGAAGGATATCTACTGGGGTTCCGAAACGGAATGGTTAGCTCCGACAGATAACCCCCACAGTCGCTATTCGGGCGATCGCGAACTGCAAAATCCCCTAGCGGCAGTAACGATGGGGCTCATTTACGTCAACCCCGAAGGCGTGGATGGCAACCCTGATCCCCTCAGAACCGCCCATGATGTGCGCGTCACCTTTGCCCGCATGGCCATGAACGATGAGGAGACAGTGGCGCTGACAGCGGGCGGGCACACGGTGGGCAAGTGCCATGGCAACGGGGAAGTGGCTTTGCTGGGTGCAGAACCAGAAGGCGCAGATGTCGAAGATCAGGGCTTGGGCTGGATTAATAAAACTCAGCGGGGCATTGGTCGCAACGCCGTCACCAGCGGACTGGAAGGGGCTTGGACACCCCACCCGACCCAGTGGGACAACGGCTATTTCCACATGCTGCTCAACTACGACTGGGAACTGAAGAAGAGTCCCGCAGGCGCATGGCAGTGGGAACCGATTAACCCCCGAGAGGAAGATCTCCCGGTCGATGTCGAGGATCCATCGATTCGCCGCAACTTGGTGATGACCGATGCCGACATGGCCATGAAGATGGATCCGGAGTATCGGAAAATCTCGGAGCGCTTCTATCAAAATCCCGACTACTTCGCGGATGTCTTTGCACGGGCTTGGTTCAAGCTGACCCACCGCGATATGGGGCCAAAGGCTCGCTATCTCGGCCCGGATGTGCCGCAGGAAGACCTGATTTGGCAAGATCCGATTCCAGCAGGCAACCGCAACTATGACGTTCAGGCCGTGAAAGATCGGATCGCTGCGAGCGGGCTGAGCATCAGTGAGCTGGTCTGCACCGCGTGGGATAGCGCCAGAACCTTCCGAGGGTCAGATAAGCGCGGTGGGGCGAATGGGGCACGGATTCGTCTCGCTCCCCAGAAAGATTGGGTCGGCAATGAACCGTCGCGGTTGGCGAAGGTGCTCTCCGTACTGGAAGGGATTGCTGCCGCAACAGGTGCCAGTGTTGCCGATGTGATTGTCTTGGCGGGCAATGTCGGTGTTGAGAAAGCTGCAAGGGCTGCTGGTGTTGAAATTGCGATTCCCTTTGCGCCAGGCCGAGGTGATGCAACCGACGAGATGACGGATGCGGAATCCTTTGCAGTGCTGGAGCCGGTCCATGATGGCTACCGCAACTGGCTCAAGCAGGACTATGCTGCAACGCCTGAAGAGTTGCTACTCGATCGCACGCAACTGCTGGGCCTAACTGCGCCAGAGATGACGGTGTTGATTGGCGGGATGCGCGTGCTGGGGACAAACTATGGCGGCACGAAGCACGGTGTCTTCACCGATCGCGAAGGGGTATTAACCAATGACTTCTTCGTGAATTTGACCGACATGAACTATCTGTGGAAGCCAGCCGGTAAAAACCTGTATGAAATCTGCGATCGCAAGACGAATCAGGTGAAGTGGACGGCAACACGAGTCGATTTGGTCTTTGGATCAAATTCGATTCTGCGAGCCTACGCAGAGGTCTATGCCCAGAACGACAACAAAGAGAAGTTTGTGCGGGACTTTGTCGCTGCTTGGACGAAGGTGATGAATGCCGATCGCTTTGATCTGGCCTAA